A window of Strigops habroptila isolate Jane chromosome 5, bStrHab1.2.pri, whole genome shotgun sequence genomic DNA:
GAGTAACAAGCGTGCTTTTGTTAAGGAGAACATCATGGGCTGTCCTGGCTCCTGGTGAGTTTcacagcagcaagagaaagcaaagctgcagagaCTCGCTCCTGTGAAGTGTGCCTGGCTGGTACGTGGCAGAGCTGAGGCGAGGAAGTTGGCATCTGCTCCGTCTCTGCCCTCCCTGGCCTGCCTGAATAAGGGAGATGCTGCAAACCCCACTCCAATATCACCTCGTTCCAGCCACCTCTTGTGCTTTCCTCCAGCTCTATTTGATGCATTTAAGCAACAAAACCAATACTATTACTACAACtaattgtaataataaaaattaatagtaATGGGGAGagtaaagggggaaaaaagaaacacattcagCCCAGTGACGGGCTCAAGGGCCACAACGCCCAGAACCTAACCCACCGCCTGAACTCAACCTGTGGTTTCTGCAACTCGCAGGAAACAACACCCACAAAGATTTTttccccagcaccctccagCTTCGTGCCCACATCAGTTCAGTGATATAACTGACCTTTCCGCAGCCGCCCTTGCTGCCTGTCCTGCCAGTGAAGGAGCGAGGTGGCGAGATGGCTCGCCGAAGAGGCTGGGAGGCAAGATAAAGGGCTtagggaggagcagggaatggCAAACAACCCCAGTGGACCCCGGGCAGGAAAGCCCGGAGGTGGCACAAACTAGCAGCAGTGTTTCACCTCAGAGGTCTCAACTCCCTTGAGCCCCCTGTGCCACCTGGCCCCGTGTCAGTATTTCTCAGGCACTTGTTAATCGACTGAGCGGAGTCCCTGATGATGGAGAGACGCTCTTGCAGATACCCTCACCCCTCCCTATGCCTGCAGGTGCTCCCTTGCCTTGTCCCTGCACTCAGCACAGGATGTGGAGCACAGGGCAGGCACGGACACCAGGACATCTGCCTGCCACCCCGCAGGGACCCTGTTCCTCCAGCACATAAAGCAGCTTAACTCAGCAGTGGAGCTTTGGTTTACatccttctccccttctctATTTTGGCAAAGTCCCATTTGCCGGCAAAATTCTCAGTGGAGGTGGTGAACAAAACCACCTCAGGCTGGTGCCATCCCATGGCAGCCAGTGGCACACCCCTCCATCTATCCCCCCCATCACTGTGGCTCTCCAGATGGGCTGCAGAGcccagagccaggctctgcctTCAGtccctgctggcacagggtacAGCGGGCAGTGCAGGGAAGGAGACTGTGATGCCAGAGGGAGGAGGTAATAAGGCCACCAAGGCTCCCCCTCCCGTGCCCGCTGTGGCCACCACATACCCCTCGCCACCGATGGACATGGCTGGAGCTCTCAGAGACTCTGGGGactctcccctccccagccagaCAGGCTGTGTGGTAGGGATAGGGGGCAGAACACTTCGCAAGAGACATCTTGGAAAGAGACATCTCTCTTTCCAATGGCAAGGGAAGGGAACAGGGCTGCTTTTCCTGGGGAGAGCAGTTTAGCCATGCCATGTCTGTCAGCAGCCCctgagaaaggaggagggacaGAGGAAGGAATTTTGGGGGGCAGGTGGTGGGGAGAGGGTCGCTGACTTTGGCTCAACTCTTCAGCTGGCTGGTACAGGCTTCCCTTAACTCCATGGTATATAGCTGGCTGCAATGGGCCTCCCCAGACTGCTTCCTACCAGCTCCTATGCCAGGGAGAGACCAGGACAATGTAAAGCGGTGGGAGCTGGGGTAGAGGGGCtggagagaaagaacagaaagcaggagaggagggagaggagtgGCCTTGTGTTATAAAAGGCAGAGTCCTAGATCTTAAATACATCATGTAAAATACAGCATGGGAGAGGGGTTAAAACTCATTATCATTATCGTAAGCAAACTGGTAGCATTATTCAGTAGTCAGTAAACAGAACATTAAACCTTTGTCCAGCGTGTTCGTAGGGATcgggaagggagaaagggagaaaaaaggaggaaggagaggtgtGGATGTGTGCGTGAAGGGAGCAGGAACTCAGCCACTCTTGTGACTCCCATCTCCAGTCCGCATTTTCCGAGCCAGGATGACCTCCTTGGAGACCTTCTTGCGATCGCTGGCCAGCCCCAGGAGGCACATGAGGTCGATGAAGGCTGTGGTTAAGTTGAAGCGCCAGCCAAACTCACTGGTGGAGTAGTCATAAGGGAAGGTGTGGTGGTAGTTGTGGAAACCTTCTCCTGCAAAACACGAGCAGGGAGAGGATGTTGCAGAGCTCTAGATTGATGGCCCCTTTAACTTGGCCCAAAGCACCACATTCCTGAAACAGGCTCTGGACTGAGTCCAGGCTCCTCTCAGCCCAATTTCGCATCTGCAATCTACCCCATGTCATTTGGGTGTGCTCCAGCATGCACAGGCTAGCCCAAATGAGGCAACAACAGTCACAGAGGACCTATGGTGCTTTATTGGAAAATGAGTGTGTGGCGAGGAACTCAGAAAGGCCCTTGCTCACCAACTGCACCAAAACACCAGGAGAATCATAACAGTTTTTCCTCTGCCATCATGAGAAACCTTCTGGTATTGGTTCAGCTACCAGCTAGACCTGCAGCAAGTCCCCAACAAGCCAGGCTAATCAATACTTCTACAACACTTGGCAGACCTAATGCCAAATCCAAAGGATGTTTCCAGATGGGAATAACACAGACAGACTTCTGCCAAGCTATCTACCTGTCAGTGACCATCTGCTCCAGATACACAACACTGGCTTCAGTGCTCACTCACCCCTTCAATGACATTGCCTGGACTCCTGCTCCTACCCCCTTGAGTCTCTGCAGTTCAAACCCCTCCCTACTAAAAACCCAGGAGCAGATCCTTCAGTCGTGGAAATCAGTGCAGCCCCAGTAATGTACAGTGATGCAAACCAGCTCGGGATTTAGGCTTGGGAGAACAGATCAGGGCAAATGCTGACCCTGGGATATACTTCCCTAGGCCCcaaaatttcaggaaaacacaTGAGATGATCTGGCTTGTATCATCCTCAAGTACCTCCAAAATCATCAGCTTCCCTGAGAACGTGTCCAAATGTGCATCTGCTGGTTTTCAAATTGACAAATCTAAGACAGATAAGCAGAGACTGCAACATGGGTTTTTCAGTCTGGTGAACGCAGCAGAGAGACCTTCAAGCAGggtaaataaaatactgctatTGAGATAAGGAGGTGCTAAGTGTAGCAGAGTCATTTCCAGCCTGGAAAGAGGCTGGTGGGAACTGATAACCCCACTGCCCTTGTGTACTCACTGGCCAGCCTAGGAAACACCCCCAGATGCAAAGGCTGAAGGGGAATGGTGCAGAGGAAAATAGGGACACCTGCATTCACAGAACTTCCTagaagcagctgcagccccaAGGGGCAGTCCACGCTCTACAGTCTACCAACAGCAAAAGACATGGATGCTGAACATACCTAGAGCCCCCAGGCTGACCAAGGGGTTCTCCCGTGGGTTGATGTACTGATCATATGGCCGGTTGCCAAACATGTGAGCAGCACTGTTCACTAGCCAAGTGGCATTGAGCCCTATGGTGTAGCGCAGGATGGCTGGAATGAAGAAGCTGATGACGATGGATTCGTCCCAGAAGTACCAGGGCACTAAGGTGGGCAACATGAAGCACAGCAACACCACCGAGGGCTTGTAGTATCTGGAAAGGAAGGGACCAGGAGGAAAGCgctcagtggcagcagcaggacagcaagGGCTGGTTCAGTCCTCCCTTTGGAGGATTTACACTCAGCTATACAGGGAAAATTGAGTGCAGAAATACCTCTCTCCTGAGCCCTGTATCTTTTGTCCTGGATGTGCAGAAGCCATGCCTGCAGATTCCCGAATCTTATCACCAGGCAGGAGACTCAAAGTCAAGTCCTGCTCTCCCTGTCTCAATCTCACATGTGCACAAAGCGATATCCCAATCACCATGAGTCCAGacaccagctgctgcttttggccTCCTCTGCCATCAAACAGATGAGCATGCGGGGTCTCTCACACTAAAGGCATGGGAGCAGAGGAACCTGAACTACTCCAATCACCCAtgagaaaagcacaaaaaggaGGGAAGCCACAAACCTTGCATGATGCGTGTAGGACTGAACTAGGGACCTCCCAAGGGTGGTTACTATATGGGTTCAgttccccatccctggagccCTAGTGACAGGCTTGCCTCCTCTCGGGATCAGCCCCAGTATAGCCCCAGACAGTTAAGAGATACCCCGTCTAATAGGCACCAGTGAAACAAGACTTCCTTCTCAGTTACTGCCTCTTTCATGTCCTCACTTTCAACCCCTCTTTCACCACATTGTTTCCAGAAGACTGGTGGGAGAGGGGCCAGAGTCACGGCCTGGAAGGCACACCACATCACCACATCATCTCCAAGGATGGCCTGCAGGCACCTGCAGGTGGGCTCTGGGccagccaaagcagcagctgggctgtgcGCAGGCAGGCATGGAGGTGCTTTGCGGTGCAAagctcaggctgctgctggcaagaTGCTACAGGATAGGCAGGCAAGAAAGGGGTGTGGGACGGCTGGAGGCATCACTAGCTACTAAATACTTCCTATAGGAGCGGCACAGCTCATTTCTCACAGTTCATCCTACTGCAAAGCCTTGGGCAGACTGAAGACTCCTATTTCTCACATGATGCCCTCAATCCCCTCATGATCCATCAAAGGCGCTTGGAGTCCCCAGCACATTTGTGGGGTCCCTGCTCCATTCCACAGCggctctgtgctggggctgaACCCACCACTCACCTCCGCTGGAACATGACCACTTTGTCAGCCTTTATGTCACTCAGATCCAGCTTCTGGCCCTTCTCTATGACATCTGGGTGCTTGCGCACCAGCAGCCAGCCGATGTGGGAGAAGAAGAAGCCCCGCATGGCATTGTGTGGGTCCGCATCTGTCTCGGAGAACTTGTGATGGACACGGTGGTCCCGGACCCATTCATAGATGTCATTCTGCAAGGCAACAGGCGTGGAGACTTAGGGCTAGGGctggaaatatttccttcaaaTTAACAAAAGGGCCTAAAACATTTAGACACCCAAATCCCATTGACCTGAACTTGTATCACTCATTTTATCTTTCATgagcatttggggtttttggcttttaaaacaaagtttggGTATTCTTTGCTTAAActcttcacttttctttgaaatctgcTTCTTTTGTGggctgccttttcattttttcaattGGCTAACTTTAGGCTTTGGTTTGCACATCCTCTACAGCATCACACGCTCTGACTGGTCAGTCTGTTCCCGCACCCCTGCAATAGCCAGCCCTCAGTGGCCAGTCAGTGCCTCCTCCCTCACACACTCTTGTTGGCCACTTGTCCCCATCCCTACACAGTGCCAGCTGTGATTGATCAacctgccccttcccttccccctgaCATTTTCTATGGGTCAACCTGCCTTGGTTTTCCTGGGATTGCCAAATCAGACCTGTTAAACTTGGGGgcaagggtttttttattttttttatttaattggaAACCAAAACAGTCTTAAAATTAAAGCCcctcttcagaaataaaataaatacaccaTTTCAATGGCAGTTGTCAAAAACACTCCCCTTCAGTCCCATAACCACTCTGTTTAAGCTGCAAAATCAATAGTTCGGAAAATGTCAAAGCTTTCATCATTTGTGTTAAGAAATGATTGCTTTGGCCGCTTTTAAGAGTAGATATTAATGAGCCTGTACTCATTCTTTTATACCAAGGTTCTGGTGAAACAGAGATCCAAGCCCACCTCTATTGCCCATATTACACAAGAGGCTCCTTAATCTCCTAAGTACATATGACTTGTCCTCAAAACACTTTGAAGGTAGGGAAGCGGCATAATCATCCCTATTTCTTGCCTGGAAAGACCAAGAGACTTATCCACACAGGGTTCTGAGtcactggctgggcttaaaccacgacaggagCTTGTAGCAGAGGCACAACTCCTCAGGTCCCTCTCAAGTGCTGTAACCGTTCCTCCTTCATCTGAGATAACATTATTTACCTGCAGGCCATGCAATAAGCCAATGATAGACATGGGCCAGGATTCAACTATCGTTTGTTTCCAAATACTGGGAACGGCTGCCTTCCTTCCAACCAAATCCTCAATACCTCAGAGTATCTGATCTGTGCACTGCTGTTAGCTAGAGCATCGTCACTCAGCATTCCTCCAGAACAGTGTAACACAGCAGCCTTCCCTATCTAGTAAGAAGAGAAATACAACCAATGTCTATGTAGGAAATGTTTCACCTGTGCCCCAGGTTTCTCTTTCATGTTCCAGACCCTACACAGCATCATGTAACATGAAAAGCCCAGCCTTTTATCTTTTCTATAGATCTCACTTTGGGACCACCTCTAACTGCAAACCTGTCTGAACATCATGGCTTTCCTGGTCCAGCAAGCAAAACCTAGGAGAATGCCCCCTTCCCTGGGAGTTACCAGCTACAGGCTATAACCAGAAGagcttctgctgtgctgcagctgcctggtCTTGCAGGTGGAAAAGGCAACTAGGTGCACATATCCCAAATTCTCTGAAATCACAAGCCACAGATCCCTGAGCAGCCAACAGGCGTTTTCTGGAGGACCTCAGAGAAGATAATCTATTGTCTTCTTTGGCCTTAAGAGTTACTGGTCTGgtctcagagctgctgccactAACAGGAGGGAGATAAGTTGAAAATAAACCTCCTCTTGATCTCACTGAAagtaactattaaaaaaaaaaaaaaaaaatccatgggGAATGGTACTGAATTTTCAGTAAAACTCTGGATTAGTTCCTATTGAAGCTGAAATATCTATCTGTCTCTCATCTTTGTCTACTCCTATCCCCTACAGCAATAGCTCAGCAAATTCTTTCCCCCTCTGCCCTATAACCCTGTGAAAGAAAGACAGTCTTTGTATGGGACTAGCCAATGCACAGCAACCCACCCCATTCCGTTGCtgagtgctggagcaggtgcTGGAATCAGCAGCCTggtccttcctcttcctcatcaaAGATTCTGGTTTGGTACTAACAAAGAATAGGAAAGTCAATGGTGTTTTAGAAAGTTTTTCAAGGCtttaaaaccccccaaaccccatccccACCCTGTATTGA
This region includes:
- the SCD gene encoding acyl-CoA desaturase, whose protein sequence is MPAHLLQEEEFSSSSGTTTVGTVTSRVTKNGNAVMEKDVINHEDLAGDRGMIEDIFDETYREKEGPKPPMRYVWRNIILMSLLHLGALFALTLIPSAKIQTLAWAVLCFLLSALGITAGSHRLWSHRSYKATLPLRIFLTIANSIAFQNDIYEWVRDHRVHHKFSETDADPHNAMRGFFFSHIGWLLVRKHPDVIEKGQKLDLSDIKADKVVMFQRRYYKPSVVLLCFMLPTLVPWYFWDESIVISFFIPAILRYTIGLNATWLVNSAAHMFGNRPYDQYINPRENPLVSLGALGEGFHNYHHTFPYDYSTSEFGWRFNLTTAFIDLMCLLGLASDRKKVSKEVILARKMRTGDGSHKSG